One bacterium genomic region harbors:
- a CDS encoding NYN domain-containing protein, which produces MKHYIIDGNNLLGKERSLSQLQKKNKQQSREKLAFILSRFFAKKKAAVSLHFDGHEREAIKVSNIKIIYSGNYSADDNIKREIEKSKNPRNIILITSDTNLMEFGRVCSSKVIKSEEFVKHIKQSNTDIEERIKSGADTDVEEFKKLFGIATSDK; this is translated from the coding sequence GTGAAGCATTATATAATTGATGGAAATAATCTGCTGGGGAAAGAAAGATCATTAAGTCAACTGCAGAAAAAAAATAAACAGCAAAGCAGGGAGAAGCTAGCCTTCATCCTCTCAAGATTTTTTGCTAAGAAAAAAGCAGCCGTAAGCTTGCATTTTGATGGTCATGAAAGAGAAGCTATAAAAGTTTCAAACATCAAAATAATTTATTCGGGTAATTATTCAGCCGATGACAATATTAAGCGTGAAATTGAAAAAAGTAAAAATCCCCGTAATATTATTCTCATTACTTCCGATACTAATTTGATGGAGTTTGGCAGGGTATGCAGCTCGAAAGTAATTAAAAGTGAAGAGTTTGTTAAACATATTAAACAATCGAATACAGACATTGAGGAGAGAATTAAATCAGGTGCGGATACGGATGTTGAGGAGTTCAAAAAACTTTTTGGGATTGCTACATCAGACAAATGA
- a CDS encoding T9SS type A sorting domain-containing protein has translation MYGSVTGCRVIRSTDNGATWTAGVIAVAGNDKNWMVADQTTGPYSGNIYTGMTPGNFARSTNLGASWTTTNTFGTQSLPGFMICIGPNGTTDGGNVFVVTNSGSAFASTYTFYASTNGGQTFTLKSAQNFSNYVGTNVGGRNSVQNMRTRPYPFITADQSNGTYRGRLYLVYASNDPVGNGFKPDIYCRYSTDQGTTWSSAVKVNDDANTTNHNQWHPSIWSDVGTGRLFVKWMDTRDTPTSDSAYIYASYSDDGGVTWATNQRVSNQKMRINCTTCPGGGTPRYQGDYDAIISHNNQALAMWTDFRSGNFGSFVGYFPDFAMTLSTNSVIIPNSGGQETVTVSVPGVKLYEEDAVFTASVSSTPASGTIDLLFPSGNTISSFPGDIPLSIQTSGNVTLGSYTITVQGTGPGGAPPVHRRTISLDVIVPVELTSFTANTDKNDVILTWNTATEVNNQGFEIQRKTSGEFERVGFVEGKGTTTEVQNYFFRDKNLLSGTYTYRLKQMDFDGSFAYSDEVEVEIDQPNVFVLGQNYPNPFNPSTNIKYSIPADGNVTLKMYDILGKEVSTLVNEYQQAGTFDVVFDGSNLASGVYYYQLTTGDLTSTKKLMLTK, from the coding sequence ATGTATGGAAGTGTTACTGGTTGCAGAGTAATCCGTTCAACAGATAACGGAGCTACCTGGACAGCAGGAGTCATTGCAGTTGCAGGAAATGATAAAAACTGGATGGTTGCAGATCAAACTACTGGTCCATACTCTGGAAATATATATACTGGTATGACTCCCGGAAATTTTGCACGTTCAACAAATCTTGGTGCTAGTTGGACTACCACAAACACTTTTGGAACACAATCACTGCCAGGTTTTATGATTTGTATTGGTCCTAACGGAACAACTGATGGCGGTAATGTTTTTGTAGTAACAAATTCGGGCAGTGCGTTCGCTTCAACATATACATTTTACGCTTCGACTAATGGCGGACAAACTTTTACTTTGAAATCAGCACAGAATTTTTCTAATTATGTTGGAACCAACGTTGGTGGAAGAAATTCTGTTCAGAATATGAGAACCCGGCCTTATCCATTTATAACTGCAGATCAAAGTAACGGCACTTACAGAGGCAGATTATATTTAGTATATGCTTCTAATGACCCGGTAGGCAATGGCTTTAAACCCGATATTTATTGCAGATATTCAACAGATCAGGGAACAACTTGGTCTTCTGCGGTAAAAGTTAACGATGATGCAAATACAACAAATCATAATCAGTGGCATCCATCAATTTGGAGTGACGTTGGAACTGGAAGATTATTTGTTAAGTGGATGGATACACGTGACACTCCGACAAGCGATAGCGCTTACATCTATGCGAGCTATTCTGATGATGGTGGAGTTACATGGGCTACTAATCAAAGAGTATCAAATCAGAAAATGAGAATTAATTGCACAACTTGCCCGGGTGGCGGAACTCCACGCTATCAAGGTGACTATGATGCTATTATTTCTCACAACAATCAGGCATTAGCGATGTGGACAGATTTCCGCAGCGGAAACTTTGGCAGCTTTGTCGGATACTTCCCTGATTTTGCAATGACTTTATCAACAAATTCAGTAATTATTCCAAATTCCGGAGGACAGGAAACTGTAACTGTAAGCGTTCCCGGTGTGAAATTATATGAAGAAGATGCTGTATTTACTGCATCTGTAAGCTCAACTCCTGCAAGTGGAACTATTGATTTGCTATTTCCAAGCGGCAACACGATCAGCTCGTTCCCGGGTGATATTCCACTTAGTATACAAACAAGTGGTAATGTAACTTTAGGGAGTTATACAATTACTGTTCAAGGTACCGGTCCAGGTGGCGCACCACCAGTGCATCGCAGGACAATTTCTCTTGATGTAATTGTACCCGTTGAACTAACATCGTTTACTGCAAATACTGATAAGAACGATGTTATACTCACCTGGAACACGGCAACTGAAGTGAACAATCAGGGATTCGAAATCCAGAGAAAGACCTCCGGAGAATTTGAGCGGGTTGGATTCGTTGAAGGAAAAGGAACAACAACTGAAGTTCAAAACTATTTCTTCAGAGATAAAAATCTTCTTTCAGGAACTTATACTTACAGGTTAAAGCAGATGGACTTTGATGGATCATTCGCTTATTCAGATGAAGTTGAAGTAGAGATCGATCAGCCAAATGTTTTTGTGCTTGGTCAGAATTATCCAAATCCTTTCAATCCATCAACGAACATCAAGTATTCAATTCCGGCAGATGGAAATGTAACATTGAAGATGTACGACATACTCGGAAAAGAAGTGAGTACATTAGTAAATGAATATCAGCAGGCAGGAACGTTTGATGTAGTATTCGATGGTTCAAACCTTGCCAGCGGAGTTTATTATTATCAGCTGACAACCGGAGATTTAACTTCAACAAAGAAGCTGATGCTTACAAAATAA